From the Calliopsis andreniformis isolate RMS-2024a chromosome 4, iyCalAndr_principal, whole genome shotgun sequence genome, one window contains:
- the Bicc gene encoding protein bicaudal C isoform X2 has protein sequence MTVIMEETSTFVTWPSRLKIGAKSKKDPHIKVAGRPDDVRTAKEKIMEILDTRQSNRVTMKLDVSYTDHSHIIGKGGLTIKRVMEETGCHIHFPDSNRSNHQEKSNQVSIAGEMEGVERARARVRNLTPLIFSFELPIMGLSQTVPDSNSPYVVKIQEKYNVQVMFRTRPKLHATLVVVKGCEWEVSQVKEATVLLIHYMCQNLASQIQVQMSMEISPQHHSIVLGKQSSNLKMIMQRTATQIMFPDAGDPNIPSLKKSNVIITGGIHNVYLARQQLVGSLPLVLMFDLPEDSMSSVDTENISQLMQSLDVFINVRHKPKQSMLSVIIKGIERNASNIYEARKQLLGLDEPRVHAEIPATYHIPNAANIFQGSSVNGTGSNNLIGGISDSLSNMLTVNTQNPPYCVSPVSHSPNPMGLSPRWGLPSIPSSMFSPLPLHQPYPYPHLNHLLTTHHAMSPHAHGLQSHGCTGAIGQLYSNPATGVHSIHGLNTGSLADSKEGSAYSSLSSVSSSLSSPAISPRNVSPVNPTETSPTMDLCSMLSDLTVTDRRAPGCEKKSLEMAVQQNLAPFDYEQKKILAAKAMQTKPNSSDYRIPTSAWSGYGLSQSIPPISTTDLNKELTSSHPSDLWKDPTTPVFTREIDFGIGSGKDRVGQIGISSNYMEHTSPAHLNKITSHRYSDLSSLLTSVGLEKYIRLFTSHEVDMATFPSLTEKDLCEIGITAWGARRKIMLLIAEMNKRTSTFCGSAAPGAERKSSTSSTSASIEKCNLDNKW, from the exons ATGACCGTG ATTATGGAGGAGACGAGCACTTTCGTTACGTGGCCGTCCCGGCTAAAGATCGGAGCAAAGTCGAAGAAAG ATCCGCATATAAAGGTCGCGGGTCGACCCGATGACGTGCGAACAGCAAAGGAGAAGATAATGGAAATTTTGGACACGAGG CAAAGCAACAGAGTAACCATGAAGCTGGATGTTAGTTACACCGACCATTCGCACATTATCGGCAAaggtgggttgacgattaaacGCGTGATGGAAGAAACCGGCTGCCATATTCATTTTCCGGATAGTAACCGTAGCAATCATCAAGAGAAGAGCAATCAGGTGTCGATTGCCGGTGAAATGGAAGGCGTCGAGAGAGCCCGTGCACGAGTCAGG AATCTCACGCCTCTGATCTTCTCGTTCGAGTTGCCCATCATGGGTTTGTCGCAGACTGTGCCGGACTCCAATTCGCCGTACGTGGTGAAAATCCAAGAGAAGTACAACGTGCAAGTGATGTTTCGCACGAGACCGAAATTGCACGCCACCTTGGTCGTGGTGAAGGGTTGCGAGTGGGAGGTATCGCAAGTGAAGGAAGCGACCGTACTGCTGATTCATTACATGTGCCAAAACTTAGCT AGTCAAATacaagtacaaatgtccatggAGATTTCGCCGCAACATCACAGCATCGTCCTGGGGAAGCAGAGCAGCAATCTGAAGATGATTATGCAACGTACAGCCACGCAAATCATGTTTCCCGACGCCGGCGATCCAAACATTCCCAGCTTAAAAAAGAGCAACGTTATCATCACAGGTGGCATCCATAACGTCTATTTGGCCCGGCAACAGTTAGTG GGTTCTCTACCTTTGGTCCTGATGTTCGACCTTCCCGAGGATTCCATGTCGTCCGTGGACACGGAGAACATTTCCCAGTTGATGCAATCGCTGGACGTATTCATAAATGTCAGGCACAAACCTAAGCAAAGTATGCTTTCGGTGATTATCAAAGGAATCGAACGAAACGCTAGCAACATTTACGAAGCGCGAAAGCAACTGCTGGGTTTGGACGAGCCTAGAGTGCACGCCGAGATCCCGGCGACTTACCACATCCCGAACGCTGCTAACATTTTCCAAGGGAGCTCCGTGAACGGAACCG GTAGCAACAATCTGATCGGCGGCATTTCGGATAGCTTGTCGAACATGCTAACGGTAAACACGCAGAATCCTCCGTACTGCGTGTCGCCCGTTTCTCACTCGCCAAATCCAATGGGCTTGTCGCCCCGGTGGGGCTTACCGTCGATACCGTCGTCCATGTTTTCACCGCTGCCGCTCCATCAACCCTACCCGTATCCGCACCTCAATCATTTACTGACCACGCACCACGCGATGTCTCCTCACGCTCATGGATTGCAAAGCCACGGTTGCACCGGTGCTATCGGCCAGCTTTACTCGAACCCGGCTACCGGGGTTCACAGTATTCACGGGCTGAACACCGGTTCTTTGGCGGACAGCAAGGAAGGCAGTG CTTATTCGTCGTTGAGCAGCGTGTCCAGCTCTCTCTCTAGTCCCGCTATCAGTCCGCGCAACGTCTCTCCGGTTAATCCAACCGAGACTAGTCCGACTATGG ATTTATGCAGCATGTTGTCTGACCTCACGGTAACAGATCGACGAGCACCTGGCTGCGAGAAGAAATCATTGGAGATGGCTGTGCAACAGAATCTCGCTCCTTTCGACTACGAGCAGAAGAAAATCTTAGCTGCGAAAGCTATGCAAACGAAACCGAACTCGAGCGATTATCGCATTCCCACTTCCGCTTGGTCTGGCTACGGTCTCAGTCAGTCTATTCCGCCTATAAGCACAACCGACTTGAACAAG GAATTGACTAGCTCGCATCCATCCGACCTATGGAAAGACCCAACGACGCCGGTATTCACCAGAGAAATTGACTTTGGAATCGGATCTGGAAAAGATCGCGTTGGACAGATCGGCATCAGCTCGAATTACATGGAACACACGTCACCGGCGCATCTCAATAAAATCACTTCTCATCGGTACAGCGACTTGTCTAGTTTGCTCACCAGCGTTGGCTTGGAGAAGTACATTC GCCTGTTCACGTCTCACGAAGTGGACATGGCTACGTTTCCCTCGCTCACGGAAAAGGATCTCTGCGAAATTGGGATAACCGCTTGGGGCGCTAGACGCAAAATAATGCTGTTGATCGCTG AAATGAACAAACGAACTAGTACATTCTGTGGTAGCGCTGCACCAGGTGCGGAACGCAAGTCGTCTACGTCATCGACCTCAGCATCGATAGAGAAGTGTAATCTGGACAACAAGTGGTAA
- the Bicc gene encoding protein bicaudal C isoform X1, with translation MTFRCFITLSLCAQSLRIPPLSFLFSFLFTDPHIKVAGRPDDVRTAKEKIMEILDTRQSNRVTMKLDVSYTDHSHIIGKGGLTIKRVMEETGCHIHFPDSNRSNHQEKSNQVSIAGEMEGVERARARVRNLTPLIFSFELPIMGLSQTVPDSNSPYVVKIQEKYNVQVMFRTRPKLHATLVVVKGCEWEVSQVKEATVLLIHYMCQNLASQIQVQMSMEISPQHHSIVLGKQSSNLKMIMQRTATQIMFPDAGDPNIPSLKKSNVIITGGIHNVYLARQQLVGSLPLVLMFDLPEDSMSSVDTENISQLMQSLDVFINVRHKPKQSMLSVIIKGIERNASNIYEARKQLLGLDEPRVHAEIPATYHIPNAANIFQGSSVNGTGSNNLIGGISDSLSNMLTVNTQNPPYCVSPVSHSPNPMGLSPRWGLPSIPSSMFSPLPLHQPYPYPHLNHLLTTHHAMSPHAHGLQSHGCTGAIGQLYSNPATGVHSIHGLNTGSLADSKEGSAYSSLSSVSSSLSSPAISPRNVSPVNPTETSPTMDLCSMLSDLTVTDRRAPGCEKKSLEMAVQQNLAPFDYEQKKILAAKAMQTKPNSSDYRIPTSAWSGYGLSQSIPPISTTDLNKELTSSHPSDLWKDPTTPVFTREIDFGIGSGKDRVGQIGISSNYMEHTSPAHLNKITSHRYSDLSSLLTSVGLEKYIRLFTSHEVDMATFPSLTEKDLCEIGITAWGARRKIMLLIAEMNKRTSTFCGSAAPGAERKSSTSSTSASIEKCNLDNKW, from the exons ATGACGTTTCGTTGCTTTATCACCTTGTCCCTGTGCGCACAATCGCTACGTATCCCTCctctttcatttcttttttctttcctttttacAGATCCGCATATAAAGGTCGCGGGTCGACCCGATGACGTGCGAACAGCAAAGGAGAAGATAATGGAAATTTTGGACACGAGG CAAAGCAACAGAGTAACCATGAAGCTGGATGTTAGTTACACCGACCATTCGCACATTATCGGCAAaggtgggttgacgattaaacGCGTGATGGAAGAAACCGGCTGCCATATTCATTTTCCGGATAGTAACCGTAGCAATCATCAAGAGAAGAGCAATCAGGTGTCGATTGCCGGTGAAATGGAAGGCGTCGAGAGAGCCCGTGCACGAGTCAGG AATCTCACGCCTCTGATCTTCTCGTTCGAGTTGCCCATCATGGGTTTGTCGCAGACTGTGCCGGACTCCAATTCGCCGTACGTGGTGAAAATCCAAGAGAAGTACAACGTGCAAGTGATGTTTCGCACGAGACCGAAATTGCACGCCACCTTGGTCGTGGTGAAGGGTTGCGAGTGGGAGGTATCGCAAGTGAAGGAAGCGACCGTACTGCTGATTCATTACATGTGCCAAAACTTAGCT AGTCAAATacaagtacaaatgtccatggAGATTTCGCCGCAACATCACAGCATCGTCCTGGGGAAGCAGAGCAGCAATCTGAAGATGATTATGCAACGTACAGCCACGCAAATCATGTTTCCCGACGCCGGCGATCCAAACATTCCCAGCTTAAAAAAGAGCAACGTTATCATCACAGGTGGCATCCATAACGTCTATTTGGCCCGGCAACAGTTAGTG GGTTCTCTACCTTTGGTCCTGATGTTCGACCTTCCCGAGGATTCCATGTCGTCCGTGGACACGGAGAACATTTCCCAGTTGATGCAATCGCTGGACGTATTCATAAATGTCAGGCACAAACCTAAGCAAAGTATGCTTTCGGTGATTATCAAAGGAATCGAACGAAACGCTAGCAACATTTACGAAGCGCGAAAGCAACTGCTGGGTTTGGACGAGCCTAGAGTGCACGCCGAGATCCCGGCGACTTACCACATCCCGAACGCTGCTAACATTTTCCAAGGGAGCTCCGTGAACGGAACCG GTAGCAACAATCTGATCGGCGGCATTTCGGATAGCTTGTCGAACATGCTAACGGTAAACACGCAGAATCCTCCGTACTGCGTGTCGCCCGTTTCTCACTCGCCAAATCCAATGGGCTTGTCGCCCCGGTGGGGCTTACCGTCGATACCGTCGTCCATGTTTTCACCGCTGCCGCTCCATCAACCCTACCCGTATCCGCACCTCAATCATTTACTGACCACGCACCACGCGATGTCTCCTCACGCTCATGGATTGCAAAGCCACGGTTGCACCGGTGCTATCGGCCAGCTTTACTCGAACCCGGCTACCGGGGTTCACAGTATTCACGGGCTGAACACCGGTTCTTTGGCGGACAGCAAGGAAGGCAGTG CTTATTCGTCGTTGAGCAGCGTGTCCAGCTCTCTCTCTAGTCCCGCTATCAGTCCGCGCAACGTCTCTCCGGTTAATCCAACCGAGACTAGTCCGACTATGG ATTTATGCAGCATGTTGTCTGACCTCACGGTAACAGATCGACGAGCACCTGGCTGCGAGAAGAAATCATTGGAGATGGCTGTGCAACAGAATCTCGCTCCTTTCGACTACGAGCAGAAGAAAATCTTAGCTGCGAAAGCTATGCAAACGAAACCGAACTCGAGCGATTATCGCATTCCCACTTCCGCTTGGTCTGGCTACGGTCTCAGTCAGTCTATTCCGCCTATAAGCACAACCGACTTGAACAAG GAATTGACTAGCTCGCATCCATCCGACCTATGGAAAGACCCAACGACGCCGGTATTCACCAGAGAAATTGACTTTGGAATCGGATCTGGAAAAGATCGCGTTGGACAGATCGGCATCAGCTCGAATTACATGGAACACACGTCACCGGCGCATCTCAATAAAATCACTTCTCATCGGTACAGCGACTTGTCTAGTTTGCTCACCAGCGTTGGCTTGGAGAAGTACATTC GCCTGTTCACGTCTCACGAAGTGGACATGGCTACGTTTCCCTCGCTCACGGAAAAGGATCTCTGCGAAATTGGGATAACCGCTTGGGGCGCTAGACGCAAAATAATGCTGTTGATCGCTG AAATGAACAAACGAACTAGTACATTCTGTGGTAGCGCTGCACCAGGTGCGGAACGCAAGTCGTCTACGTCATCGACCTCAGCATCGATAGAGAAGTGTAATCTGGACAACAAGTGGTAA
- the Bicc gene encoding protein bicaudal C isoform X3 translates to MTFRCFITLSLCAQSLRIPPLSFLFSFLFTDPHIKVAGRPDDVRTAKEKIMEILDTRQSNRVTMKLDVSYTDHSHIIGKGGLTIKRVMEETGCHIHFPDSNRSNHQEKSNQVSIAGEMEGVERARARVRNLTPLIFSFELPIMGLSQTVPDSNSPYVVKIQEKYNVQVMFRTRPKLHATLVVVKGCEWEVSQVKEATVLLIHYMCQNLASQIQVQMSMEISPQHHSIVLGKQSSNLKMIMQRTATQIMFPDAGDPNIPSLKKSNVIITGGIHNVYLARQQLVGSLPLVLMFDLPEDSMSSVDTENISQLMQSLDVFINVRHKPKQSMLSVIIKGIERNASNIYEARKQLLGLDEPRVHAEIPATYHIPNAANIFQGSSVNGTGSNNLIGGISDSLSNMLTVNTQNPPYCVSPVSHSPNPMGLSPRWGLPSIPSSMFSPLPLHQPYPYPHLNHLLTTHHAMSPHAHGLQSHGCTGAIGQLYSNPATGVHSIHGLNTGSLADSKEGSAYSSLSSVSSSLSSPAISPRNVSPVNPTETSPTMDLCSMLSDLTVTDRRAPGCEKKSLEMAVQQNLAPFDYEQKKILAAKAMQTKPNSSDYRIPTSAWSGYGLSQSIPPISTTDLNKELTSSHPSDLWKDPTTPVFTREIDFGIGSGKDRVGQIGISSNYMEHTSPAHLNKITSHRYSDLSSLLTSVGLEKYIQMNKRTSTFCGSAAPGAERKSSTSSTSASIEKCNLDNKW, encoded by the exons ATGACGTTTCGTTGCTTTATCACCTTGTCCCTGTGCGCACAATCGCTACGTATCCCTCctctttcatttcttttttctttcctttttacAGATCCGCATATAAAGGTCGCGGGTCGACCCGATGACGTGCGAACAGCAAAGGAGAAGATAATGGAAATTTTGGACACGAGG CAAAGCAACAGAGTAACCATGAAGCTGGATGTTAGTTACACCGACCATTCGCACATTATCGGCAAaggtgggttgacgattaaacGCGTGATGGAAGAAACCGGCTGCCATATTCATTTTCCGGATAGTAACCGTAGCAATCATCAAGAGAAGAGCAATCAGGTGTCGATTGCCGGTGAAATGGAAGGCGTCGAGAGAGCCCGTGCACGAGTCAGG AATCTCACGCCTCTGATCTTCTCGTTCGAGTTGCCCATCATGGGTTTGTCGCAGACTGTGCCGGACTCCAATTCGCCGTACGTGGTGAAAATCCAAGAGAAGTACAACGTGCAAGTGATGTTTCGCACGAGACCGAAATTGCACGCCACCTTGGTCGTGGTGAAGGGTTGCGAGTGGGAGGTATCGCAAGTGAAGGAAGCGACCGTACTGCTGATTCATTACATGTGCCAAAACTTAGCT AGTCAAATacaagtacaaatgtccatggAGATTTCGCCGCAACATCACAGCATCGTCCTGGGGAAGCAGAGCAGCAATCTGAAGATGATTATGCAACGTACAGCCACGCAAATCATGTTTCCCGACGCCGGCGATCCAAACATTCCCAGCTTAAAAAAGAGCAACGTTATCATCACAGGTGGCATCCATAACGTCTATTTGGCCCGGCAACAGTTAGTG GGTTCTCTACCTTTGGTCCTGATGTTCGACCTTCCCGAGGATTCCATGTCGTCCGTGGACACGGAGAACATTTCCCAGTTGATGCAATCGCTGGACGTATTCATAAATGTCAGGCACAAACCTAAGCAAAGTATGCTTTCGGTGATTATCAAAGGAATCGAACGAAACGCTAGCAACATTTACGAAGCGCGAAAGCAACTGCTGGGTTTGGACGAGCCTAGAGTGCACGCCGAGATCCCGGCGACTTACCACATCCCGAACGCTGCTAACATTTTCCAAGGGAGCTCCGTGAACGGAACCG GTAGCAACAATCTGATCGGCGGCATTTCGGATAGCTTGTCGAACATGCTAACGGTAAACACGCAGAATCCTCCGTACTGCGTGTCGCCCGTTTCTCACTCGCCAAATCCAATGGGCTTGTCGCCCCGGTGGGGCTTACCGTCGATACCGTCGTCCATGTTTTCACCGCTGCCGCTCCATCAACCCTACCCGTATCCGCACCTCAATCATTTACTGACCACGCACCACGCGATGTCTCCTCACGCTCATGGATTGCAAAGCCACGGTTGCACCGGTGCTATCGGCCAGCTTTACTCGAACCCGGCTACCGGGGTTCACAGTATTCACGGGCTGAACACCGGTTCTTTGGCGGACAGCAAGGAAGGCAGTG CTTATTCGTCGTTGAGCAGCGTGTCCAGCTCTCTCTCTAGTCCCGCTATCAGTCCGCGCAACGTCTCTCCGGTTAATCCAACCGAGACTAGTCCGACTATGG ATTTATGCAGCATGTTGTCTGACCTCACGGTAACAGATCGACGAGCACCTGGCTGCGAGAAGAAATCATTGGAGATGGCTGTGCAACAGAATCTCGCTCCTTTCGACTACGAGCAGAAGAAAATCTTAGCTGCGAAAGCTATGCAAACGAAACCGAACTCGAGCGATTATCGCATTCCCACTTCCGCTTGGTCTGGCTACGGTCTCAGTCAGTCTATTCCGCCTATAAGCACAACCGACTTGAACAAG GAATTGACTAGCTCGCATCCATCCGACCTATGGAAAGACCCAACGACGCCGGTATTCACCAGAGAAATTGACTTTGGAATCGGATCTGGAAAAGATCGCGTTGGACAGATCGGCATCAGCTCGAATTACATGGAACACACGTCACCGGCGCATCTCAATAAAATCACTTCTCATCGGTACAGCGACTTGTCTAGTTTGCTCACCAGCGTTGGCTTGGAGAAGTACATTC AAATGAACAAACGAACTAGTACATTCTGTGGTAGCGCTGCACCAGGTGCGGAACGCAAGTCGTCTACGTCATCGACCTCAGCATCGATAGAGAAGTGTAATCTGGACAACAAGTGGTAA